TTAAAACCGATTTTCCTCAGAATATTCGTAAGAGACACAGGGCTTATAATCACCACTATGAAAATAATAGTAGTTGATAAGGTTATAGTTCGAGCTACTACCAAGAGTATTTCGAGAATGCTTAAGCTACTCCACCCTAAAAAATTGCTCAGCAACGTGGAACCACCCATGTAAGCTCCTACAAGACTCGTTAAAACCAGAGTCGACAACGCCCATTCCATCCCGGGATAGTAAAGACCAAGGAGAAGTGTTAAAACACCCGTAATGATGACTCCATGTGGATGGCGTAGCATCAATGTCAGAACACACAGGATAAAAATTAGTTTCGAGAAAGGTTCAGCGCGTCTAAAACCCTCCTCGCTATGCAAGAAGAAGACGTTGTAAATTATGGATACGAGCGCGCCAACCACGCTCACTTCCCGCCCACCTCAACCGTCTCGTCCAGGATTTTGAAAACCCTCTCATCATGTGTTGAGACGATTATTGTTAAACCAGACTCAGCCAGCTCTATTAGGTGCTCTAAAACCAGGTGAGAACTAACATCATCAAGCCCTGCCGTGGGCTCGTCCAACAAGTAGGTTTGATAGTTTGATAAAAACGCTGAAGCCAGCGCTACCCTCCTTCTCTCACCTGAGCTGAGCCTTGCAAGAGGACGGTGCAATATGTTTTTAAGATTGAAGCGTTCAGCTATATCGAGCAGTTTAGATTCATTGCCCCCGCTTGCATAGAGGAGTTCCTCCCAGGGCGTTGGCTTGGTGAAGTAGATGAGCGGGTTTTCCGGGATGTATATGCGTTTCCCTTTCCCAACTACCCTGCCCTTACTTGGCTTTAACACCCCGGCCATTATCTTGAGCAGTGTTGATTTACCCGACCCGTTGGGTCCTGTAAGCCCTGTTATAATTCTCTCCTTAATGCTTAGCGAGAAATCCTTGAACAAATAGTCTCCTCCTGGATATTTAAACCATATGTTTTCAAGCCTGATCGCAAACTCATTACTGCTTCTTATACCGCGTTCAGGCAGCGGAGGGTGAGAGAAGAAATCATTTCTCCAGTGCCCGGAATATACTGGTTGCCCGTTATGCAGGTAAATGATTTTAGATGCCAGATCCCTCCAGAATAAGGGATTATGGTCAACAACCACCACAGTCTTCCCGTCTTTAAGAGCTGTTTCAACAACACTGTGCAACATTTCCCTAGCATACTTATCAATGTAGACAAGTGGCTCATCTAGAATAAACACCGAGGAACTCCTTGCTAAGGACTCAGCCCATATTAATCTTTGAGTCTCTCCAGCGCTTAACCCGTATGTTGGATTCTTCAGCTTCCTTCCAAGCCCGAGCTTCATCAGATCGAAAAACTCACAAGTATATCCTGCTACCGCTAACGAATGGCAGTATTCTGTTTCCACAGAGTAGCCTACTAGAGCAAACCATGGTTCCTGCGGGATGTATGCTACATCGGAGTAAAATTCATCAGGAGAGATCTCATCGATGGGAGTATTCCTTATCAATACCTTACCCTTGAAATATCCTCCGACCAGCCCAATAGTACCTGTTAAAACCCTTACGAGCGTGGTTTTCCCACTTCCTGATTCTCCAGCAATCACCAAAAGCTCTCCCGGGTAGAGCTCGAACTCTATGTTTCTAATAGTGAAGCCTCCGGGATATCCTGCCTCGCTTACTTCAACGTCTATAACCGGTTGCATAGCATGATACCGTTTAACCTTTAGCAATAGAATTGAATAGTTAATACAATGATTTTATTCTTTTTCAAAAAAACCAGCTTTCCTCAGCCAGGAAGCAACCGGTATTGAAACAGCAATCCCCACTAATGCTTGACCAACATTCACAGGGATCTCAAATACAGCGTTCACCGGGGGTCTACCGGTCAACGGGTTTGATACGAAGTACTCGTAAAGGAAGTAGCCTGTAACCATTAACACGCCTCCTATTAGCAGAGCTATTGTTTCAGAGAAGTTAACAATATTCTTAGATAAGCCGTAAGTGGCGAGCCCGCCGATCACGAATGCTATTAGTATCCACGCCCACACAGGTATGTTTAAAATAGGTGCTTCAAGAGTGATTCCAGCCCATTCCCCTGGACCCACGTAAACTTCTCCAGAGTAGAAGAATATTCCGAATAGGAGCAACCCAACTGTTAGAGAACCCCCTGCAAGCATAGAGTAGTAGGCTTTATAGACCTTCCCAAACCGCTTCACAAGATACCCTGCAACATAGCCTTCAATGAATTTTATCACTAATGTGCCGGGGGCGAACAATCCATACCCGGTGGAGATGTCTGCTAAGGCCGCGCCGACACCTCCAGCAAATGCGGCAACAATTGGTTCTGTTAAAAGAGCTGCGAGATATATCATTGATTCTCCAAGGTTGAAATACCCTCCCGTTACCGGTTGATATATTTGAAGCACTACTGTAGCGGAATACACTAGAACAGTGAATACAACAATATTGATGATTCTCCTTGTTCCAAGTGCTTTAGCAGACATGCTATCACCATTTAATAGAAAAATAATATTTGAAATATTAAGTTTATCCTTTAAGTAAAACTTTCAATATGTCTTGCAAAATACTTTTTCACGCCCGCGTCAAGCTTGGCTTCAACATACCCCATTTCCACAAGGTCTCGGAGATGCTGATAAACCGCTTGGGGCGTCACATCTATTCCAAGATGCTTCCATACCTCATACCCTGTGAGACCTGGCTTGTTAGATATTAGCTCAAGAATCATCTTCTTAGTGATGCCTGGGAACGGGGTGGAAAACCTTTTTCGATTAGGCCTTGTGTAAAGAAGTGGTGCTTTCAAGCCGTGGCCCGTTAGCAAAATAACGGAGTCCTCAACTTCTCCGTATTTAAAGAATCCTGCCAAGCTTACCGCTGACGAGGGCTCCACGAAAAGCCCTTCCTTTTTAGACAGCAACTTTGCCGCTTTAACCGCTCCGCTAGAGTCGATAACGACTACATCTCCATAGTCCTCGATAATTTTTAAAACAGCCTCTTTTATGTAAGGCTGACTGTATCCTAGCCCTGTTAAAACAGGTTCCCTGCATTTCTCAACTCTCTCCTTCAAAACCTGTGAGTACTTTGGGCTTCCACAATGCTCTATTCCGATGAGCCTCGGTATTCTATCAGCCACGCCTGCGTCAACTAATTCTTTAAAACCCTTGTATAGTGCCAGTAACGTGACCCCGCTACCAAGAGGTAGGAATACTTTCTCAGGAACACGCTTAAGATCGAGGAATATCTCATAAGCTATTGTTTTCAACCCCTCGATTGAGAGAGGATTGTGCAGCGTTGACGCATTATATGTCTTACCGCTAGCTGTTTTTCTGGAAACCGTCTCAAGCAAGGACTCAATGGATTGATCGCTGAGAATCAGCTTTGCCCCGTATGCACGTATTAGAAGAGCCTTCGCATCCTCCATTGACGAAGGACCATATACTGTTACTTTCAAACCAACCCTTGCAGCGTAGGCGGCAATACTTGCCCCCATGTTTCCATCGCTGGCAAGGATGAGCTTTTTCACACCGGTGTCTAAAGCGTCAGCAATTATTAACGGTGCTACCCTATCCCTGAAGCTCCCAGTGGGATTGCGCCCCTCGTCCTTGAAATAAACGTTCATACCCTTGAAAAGCCTGCTAGACTCAAGTAAAGGAGTGTTAGCCTCACCCATTGTAATAGTGTTTTCGAAGCGTGGAAGCATATTGGCAAATCTCCATATTCCTTTCAAGTCCTCCCTGATGGAGAAATGCCACTCGAACACCGAGGTCAGCAAGCTGTTGCAGTATGGACATGTAATTCTTTTAATATCCCAGAAAACTTCTCCACAGCTTGAGCACTTAAACTGCAAGCATAAACCCCTTTTAATCTATCATGTCGAAACTAATTATCTTGACCAGTATTACTATTTTAAGTAGCCAAAACACTGTCCACTCATGCTCTAATATAGTTATATAAGTGAACATTAATTGTGAACCCTAGGCGTGTTCAAAAATGGATGATAAACAATGGGTTGTTAAACAACCGGTTTTGAAGACTATGCTGAAGCTTGGACTCCCCATAGGGGTTACGCAAGCTCTACAAGTCGTTTACAATTTAACAGACATGTACTGGCTCGGCAGGCTGGGAAGAGAAGCATTAGCAGCTGTGAACGCGACTTGGCCCGTGTTATTCTTAATTATAGCTGGATTAGCCGGTCTCTTCCAGGCAGGGCTTGCACTGGTTTCACAGTACTGGGGTGCTGGAGACTATAGGAGATCATTGAATGCTGGAGGGCAACTATTGTTTGTTGCCGTGACTACAGGAATACCGCTTGGAATCCTCTCATACATGGCGATCCCATTCTTCCTGGAGCTCATTGGAATCCCAGCAGAGGTTAGGGAGGGCGCTGTCATCTATGGAAGAATCTTTGCATTAGGCTTCCCAATATTCGGATTGATGGACTCCATCCTCTCAATATACTCGGCGGCAGGCGATACTTTAACAATCATGAAAATCCGTTTGATAGGAGTGTCAATCAACATCGTCTTAGACCCTATAATGATATTCGGCCTCTTCGGCTTCCCCGCTCTCGGCATAGCCGGTGCCGCCATAGCAACACTGCTAAGCGACCTGGTGTCGGGAATGATCTCGCTAGCTCTACTCTCAAGCCGCGGGGTTAAAGGTGAAAGACTCAAAAAGGATGACCTAAAGCTTGACTTCTCCCTGATCAAGAAGTTCTTCAAGATAGGGTTGCCGATTTCAATCTCATCCCTAAGCGATGCTGCAGGGTTCACCGTGCTAACGGGAATAATAAGCCTTATGGGGTCCAGCGCGCTGGCCGCTTGGGGTGTTGGGGACAGGCCCTTTAGCCTACTCGAAATCCTGGTGGGGAGCATTCTAGCCGCCCTATCCACGATTATTGGGCAAAACCTAGGGGCTGAGAACTTTGGGAAAGCTAAGGAAGCAGCCTATAAGGCAATCCTGCTAGCTACGGGAATAACCTCTGTAGGAGTTTTCACGCTGATTGCTTTGAGATACGAGGTGGCACGCTTATTCATTCCATCAGACCCCGAGGTTATACAGCACGCATCCGATTTCATCCTTCTCATGGGACCCTCAATAGTGTTCTTCACGATGCTCAGGGCGGCATACAGTGTGGCACAGGGATCTGGCCATACGAAACCGGTCATGTACATAACTATTCTTCGACTCTGGTTTCTAAGGAATATTCTAGCCTACCTTTTCGGTCCGGGTCCTTTAAGCCTGGGGGTAAAGGGCTTGTGGGCCGGGATGGCGATCAGCAATGTCATAACAGGGTTAATCGCTCTTGCATGGATTGTTCACGGTAAATGGTTAAAACCCGTTATCAAAGATTAATTTAAACAAGCAGTAACGTCTAGCTGAAGGAGGATCCCTGTTGAAAACCATTATTGTCGAGCATTTAAAGAAGAGCTACAGGGTTAGAGAGGGCTTTAGGAAAACTAAGTTTATCGAAGCGATCAAAGATGTGAGTTTCAACGTGAGTAAGGGCGAAATCCATGCTCTTCTAGGTCCTAATGGGGCTGGGAAAACTACCACCATTAAGATTCTGTCAACCCTTCTCCTACCGGATAGCGGGTTAGTGAGCATAAAAGGATTTGATGTTGTTAAGGAAGCTGAAAAAGTAAGGAGGATAATAGGTCTTGCAATAGATGTTTCAAAAGGATTCTACTCATCTCTCTCCGGCTTCGAAAACCTTGTTTTCTACGGCCTGTTGAAAGGGCTTTCGCTATCTGATTCTCGTAGAAGAGCCCGGGAGGTTTTGGAGCTAGTAGGACTCGAAGAGTTAAAGGCTTCAGACTCGCCCTACTTCACATACAGCCTTGGCATGCGGGCTAGGCTTGCCATCGCCAAGGCTCTTTTAAACGATCCCGAAGTGCTTCTACTAGATGAGCCCACGCTAGGCTTGGATGTTGAGAGTAGCAGGCATGTTAGGGAAATGCTTGTTAAACTAGCTAGGGATGGGAGGACGATACTTGTAACCGGGCACAACATGCATGAAATAGAAATAGTATCGGACACTGTAACGATCATTAATAAGGGAGAAGTGGTAGCATCGGGAACCCCTAGTGAGTTGAAAAGCAGGGTTGGCCTAGTCTTTAAGCTCAAAGTTCAGACGACGTTGGATTCGGAGCCATTGTTTAAGAAGATTGTAGCAGATAGCCTGGATGTCAAAAGAGTTGCTTCAAAAGTGAACAGCAATGGACGGGTTGAAGTCAACGCGATAATATCCT
This region of Thermosphaera aggregans genomic DNA includes:
- a CDS encoding ATP-binding cassette domain-containing protein, translated to MLKVKRYHAMQPVIDVEVSEAGYPGGFTIRNIEFELYPGELLVIAGESGSGKTTLVRVLTGTIGLVGGYFKGKVLIRNTPIDEISPDEFYSDVAYIPQEPWFALVGYSVETEYCHSLAVAGYTCEFFDLMKLGLGRKLKNPTYGLSAGETQRLIWAESLARSSSVFILDEPLVYIDKYAREMLHSVVETALKDGKTVVVVDHNPLFWRDLASKIIYLHNGQPVYSGHWRNDFFSHPPLPERGIRSSNEFAIRLENIWFKYPGGDYLFKDFSLSIKERIITGLTGPNGSGKSTLLKIMAGVLKPSKGRVVGKGKRIYIPENPLIYFTKPTPWEELLYASGGNESKLLDIAERFNLKNILHRPLARLSSGERRRVALASAFLSNYQTYLLDEPTAGLDDVSSHLVLEHLIELAESGLTIIVSTHDERVFKILDETVEVGGK
- a CDS encoding ECF transporter S component, which gives rise to MSAKALGTRRIINIVVFTVLVYSATVVLQIYQPVTGGYFNLGESMIYLAALLTEPIVAAFAGGVGAALADISTGYGLFAPGTLVIKFIEGYVAGYLVKRFGKVYKAYYSMLAGGSLTVGLLLFGIFFYSGEVYVGPGEWAGITLEAPILNIPVWAWILIAFVIGGLATYGLSKNIVNFSETIALLIGGVLMVTGYFLYEYFVSNPLTGRPPVNAVFEIPVNVGQALVGIAVSIPVASWLRKAGFFEKE
- a CDS encoding pyridoxal-phosphate dependent enzyme produces the protein MQFKCSSCGEVFWDIKRITCPYCNSLLTSVFEWHFSIREDLKGIWRFANMLPRFENTITMGEANTPLLESSRLFKGMNVYFKDEGRNPTGSFRDRVAPLIIADALDTGVKKLILASDGNMGASIAAYAARVGLKVTVYGPSSMEDAKALLIRAYGAKLILSDQSIESLLETVSRKTASGKTYNASTLHNPLSIEGLKTIAYEIFLDLKRVPEKVFLPLGSGVTLLALYKGFKELVDAGVADRIPRLIGIEHCGSPKYSQVLKERVEKCREPVLTGLGYSQPYIKEAVLKIIEDYGDVVVIDSSGAVKAAKLLSKKEGLFVEPSSAVSLAGFFKYGEVEDSVILLTGHGLKAPLLYTRPNRKRFSTPFPGITKKMILELISNKPGLTGYEVWKHLGIDVTPQAVYQHLRDLVEMGYVEAKLDAGVKKYFARHIESFT
- a CDS encoding MATE family efflux transporter gives rise to the protein MDDKQWVVKQPVLKTMLKLGLPIGVTQALQVVYNLTDMYWLGRLGREALAAVNATWPVLFLIIAGLAGLFQAGLALVSQYWGAGDYRRSLNAGGQLLFVAVTTGIPLGILSYMAIPFFLELIGIPAEVREGAVIYGRIFALGFPIFGLMDSILSIYSAAGDTLTIMKIRLIGVSINIVLDPIMIFGLFGFPALGIAGAAIATLLSDLVSGMISLALLSSRGVKGERLKKDDLKLDFSLIKKFFKIGLPISISSLSDAAGFTVLTGIISLMGSSALAAWGVGDRPFSLLEILVGSILAALSTIIGQNLGAENFGKAKEAAYKAILLATGITSVGVFTLIALRYEVARLFIPSDPEVIQHASDFILLMGPSIVFFTMLRAAYSVAQGSGHTKPVMYITILRLWFLRNILAYLFGPGPLSLGVKGLWAGMAISNVITGLIALAWIVHGKWLKPVIKD
- a CDS encoding ABC transporter ATP-binding protein → MKTIIVEHLKKSYRVREGFRKTKFIEAIKDVSFNVSKGEIHALLGPNGAGKTTTIKILSTLLLPDSGLVSIKGFDVVKEAEKVRRIIGLAIDVSKGFYSSLSGFENLVFYGLLKGLSLSDSRRRAREVLELVGLEELKASDSPYFTYSLGMRARLAIAKALLNDPEVLLLDEPTLGLDVESSRHVREMLVKLARDGRTILVTGHNMHEIEIVSDTVTIINKGEVVASGTPSELKSRVGLVFKLKVQTTLDSEPLFKKIVADSLDVKRVASKVNSNGRVEVNAIISSNREDIVEVLFKASKEHGVKILDLQLIEPSLEDAYLAILGVLDEY